The Candidatus Hydrogenedentota bacterium sequence TGCGGATTACCTTTTGTCGTGGCTGCCGCCGGGGATCCGGGATGCCGAGTTTGTCATCGCCCAGTACGACGGGGCGCTGGCGTACATGGACGCGTGCATCCAGCGGCTTGTTACTCGGACTGAGGAACTCGGGATAGCAGAGAATACGCTGATTATCATCACGGGCGACCATGGCGAGACGTTGTATGAGCATGAGTGCTGGTTTGACCACCACGGGCTGTATGAACCCACGCTGGTGGTGCCGCTGATCTATTACTGGCCGGGCACGATCGGAAAGGGCGCGCGGAGCAAGGCCATGACCCTGCAGGAAGACTTTGTGCCGACGGTGCTGGATATTACGGGGCAGAGCCGCCTTGCCAAGGGGGTCACGTTCGACGGGGTCTCGCTGAAACGGTACTTTACGGAGACAGGCCGCTCTCCACGGTCGGAGTTCTATATCACCGAGTGCACATGGATGCGCAAACACGGGTGGCGTACGCCCATCTGGAAGTTCTGGGACGCCCTCGAACCGGACTTTCACGGTAAGCCTCCGGTCGAACTTTACAATCTGCTCGAAGATCCCAAGGAATTGCGCAATCTCGCCGAGAAAGAGCCCGGGCTCGTCAAGACGCTGCGAGACCGTATGAATGCCTGGCTCAAGAAACGGTGCCGCGCAACCGGCAAAGGGAACCCCATCGAGTTGCATCAAATCGGCCTTGACCGGCGTATCGGCTCAATCGAAACGGCCAGGAAATTGCAGAAACGGTAATCTGAAAAGGGGTATCTGGGGCCCTTCTCTGAAGAAAAGGGTGGCCCCTTTCCAAGAACTTTGTGGCGGTGTTTTGCACCGTGCCAGTCGCACACGAGGACGAGAGGGCGCTGAGATGATCAAACTGGGTGTGAATACGGTGTTGTTTCAAGGATTTGATTTACGCACGGCCATGCAGCATATCAAGTGGGCGGGGTATGACGCGGCCGAGATCTCTGCTATCAAGGGGATGTGCGAACATCTCGAACTGGATAGCTGGAAGAACCAGGCCGGGGATATCAAGGCGCTCGTGCAGGACCTGGAACTCCCCATCACCGCCATGGAAGAAGCCGCTCTGGATGAGGACCGCCTCATTAAAGCTTTCGAGGCAGGGGCGGAAATCGGGATCCCCGTGGTAAATGTCGGTCCCGGCGGTTCACAGGGTAATCCAGAAGACCTTGGGAAGTGTCTGGGAATGTTAGCGAAGATGGCGGAGAAGGCGAAGCCGTTCGGGGTGAGTTTGTGCGTGAAGGCGCATGTGGGCGCGGCTATCTGGAACACAACCACCACGCTCGTGGCCATGAAACAGATCGACTCCCCGGCATTTGGCATCGATATGGATCCCAGCCACATCCATCGCGGGGGTGAAGTCCCCAAGGATGCCTTGAGAGAGGTCGTATCGCGCGTGAAGCATGTTCACATTCGCGATTGCGCCGGTTCCGGCCCCTCCCCCGGTCCGCCGGAACTGCAGGCCTGCGGACGCGGCGACATTGATCTCATGGGATACTGCAAAGTGCTCGTAGACGCGGGCTACAGCGGGCCGGTGAATCTGGAAGTGATTGGCGCCGGCTCATACGAGCTCAACCGGTGCGCCATCATTGCGGCGGAATCCTACGGGTACCTGAACGCGTGCCTTAAGGCGTGTGGGGGCCGGCAGGGATAGTTCGCATCGTTTGTTCAGATTGCGTGCGGGTCTTCGGATCAAGAACGATACAGAAGTGATCAACCACAGTCTCTGCCGCCTTTCCAGGGCTGCGCCCCGCGTTCCGTGTGAAGGCTGG is a genomic window containing:
- a CDS encoding sulfatase, coding for MPKRPPNLLIFAIDSIRRDHMSCYGYPRLTTPHMDRLAVAGTLFENAFSAYIPTTPAYVTMLTGRDVIANQQVALGPLGPMAEDQPTLPELLRPAGYRSVMVGHGEWYRGFDKYLQYEGWGGPWDERPSRKAENLNNAVLPELERLHASKKPWMLYLRHMDPHSPYYPPPPYDSLFYSKNPCSRNLPNTMKAVRAFKPFADYLLSWLPPGIRDAEFVIAQYDGALAYMDACIQRLVTRTEELGIAENTLIIITGDHGETLYEHECWFDHHGLYEPTLVVPLIYYWPGTIGKGARSKAMTLQEDFVPTVLDITGQSRLAKGVTFDGVSLKRYFTETGRSPRSEFYITECTWMRKHGWRTPIWKFWDALEPDFHGKPPVELYNLLEDPKELRNLAEKEPGLVKTLRDRMNAWLKKRCRATGKGNPIELHQIGLDRRIGSIETARKLQKR
- a CDS encoding sugar phosphate isomerase/epimerase; the protein is MIKLGVNTVLFQGFDLRTAMQHIKWAGYDAAEISAIKGMCEHLELDSWKNQAGDIKALVQDLELPITAMEEAALDEDRLIKAFEAGAEIGIPVVNVGPGGSQGNPEDLGKCLGMLAKMAEKAKPFGVSLCVKAHVGAAIWNTTTTLVAMKQIDSPAFGIDMDPSHIHRGGEVPKDALREVVSRVKHVHIRDCAGSGPSPGPPELQACGRGDIDLMGYCKVLVDAGYSGPVNLEVIGAGSYELNRCAIIAAESYGYLNACLKACGGRQG